TGCGCGCTCTCATAGGCCGCCTGCGCATCGGGGATCTTGGAGGCGCAGAGCGAGCCGCCGGTGCGGAACGGCATCTTCATCCGCCGGGCGAGCTGCGCCGCGCCGTAGATGCACAGCGCCGCCTCCGGCGTGCCGAAGGTCGGCGCGCCCGACTGCATCGACAGGGTCGAGACGAAGGTGCCGAAGATCGCCGGCGCGCCGGGACGCACCAATTGCAGGAAGGAGACGCCCGCCAGCACCTCGGCCAGGACCTGCGTCAGCGTGCCCGCCACCGTCACCGGGCTCATCGCGCCGGAGAGGATGAACGGGGTGATGATGCAGGCCTGGTTGTTCTGGGCGTAGACGTCGGCCGCGCCGAGCATGGTGTTGTCCCACACCATCGGCGAATTGGCGTTGATCAGGCTGGTGCAGACGGTGTTCTGCTGAATGAAGTCGGTGCCGAACAGGATCTCCGCCATCTTGACGGTGTCGAGCGCCCGGTCGGGATGGGTCACCGAGCCCATGAACGGCTTGTCCGACAGCCGCATATGCGCATAGACCATCTCCAGATGCCGTTTGTTCACCGGCAGGTCGACGGGCTCGCACACCGTGCCGCCGGAATGGTGCACATAGGGCGTCATGTAGGCGAGCTTCACGAAATTGCGGAAATCCTCGATCGTGCCGTAGCGCCGGCCCTTGTCGAGGTCGTGGACGAAGGGCGAGCCGTAGTTCGGCGCGAACACCGTGGCCTTGCCGCCGATCTGGACGCTGCGCTCGGGGTTGCGGGCGACCTGGGTGTACTGGGACGGCACGGTCGAGATCAGCCGGCGGGCGAGGCCGCGGGGGAAGCGCACCCGCTCGCCCCTGACGTCGGCGCCGGCGCCCCTGAGCAGTTCCAGGGCCCGGGGATAGTCGCGGAACTCGATGCCGATCTCCTCGAGCAGCGTCTCGGCATTGTGCTCGATGATCTGCATCGCCTCTTCCGAGAGCACCTCGGTCAGCGGCAGGTTGCGGGTGATGAACGGCACCGCGACGCCGGAGCGCTGGGCCCGCGCCGCCCGCCGGGCATCGCGCCCGCGCCGTGCCGCGTGACCTTCGTGGGCTTCCGCTGCCTCCGCCATCGCCGTTCTCCCAGGGCTTTTCCGACATGAGCCTATCTCAAAAAGACATAGGCGAGGCGGCCGCCCGGCCACGGCCCAGGCCCGCCGCCGTTTTGCCTCGTCGCGACAGAAGCGGCGTGCGGAGGACAGCAAGCCGAGGCCTGTACGGCGCCTGCACGCGTCGTTAACGGCAGGTTCACACCGTTCGCGCAATTCTAGCGGCAGGGGGGTGCTGAATTTGCCGATTTGGAGAGTTCCCGTGTCCAGAACCATCACCCTTGCAGCCGCTCTCGCCCTGGCCGTCGCCGGCGCGCCGCTGCTCGCTGCGGCTCCGGCCGCGGCGGCCGACGGACGCAACGCGGCATTCGTCGGCGGCCTGGCCGCCGGCGCCGTCGGCGGCGTCCTGCTCGGCCAGGCCCTCGCGCCGCAGCCGGTCTATGCCGCGCCGGCTCCCGTCTATGCGGCGCCGCCGCCGACCCCCGTCGCCTACGATCCCTATTTCGACCAGATGACCCGCCTGCACATGGCATGCGATGCCGGCAACCGCTCGGCCTGCGTGCATTTCGGCGTCATCATCGGCGAGCACCGGGAGAAGATGGCGGAATGGCGCCGGCTGCATCCCGACTTCTTCACCTGGGAGCGCTATTGATCCCGGTCCACGGCGGGGCGGCCTTGGCCGCCCCGCCGTGTTCCTGCCCATTGGGAGGCAGCGCGGTCTTGCCCCCCGTAGCGCGCAGCGCGGTCTTGCCCCATTGACGGCCCCGCTGCTTGCGTCCATCTGATGGGCAGCTGACTGTCCTGGGCGCCCCCGATGATCCCGTCCTATTCCCGCTTCGGCATTTCTCCCCGTCACGCCACCGTGCCGGTGCAGGTGGGCGAAGGCCCCGGCAGCGTCGTGGTCGGCGGCGGGCAGCCGATCGTCGTGCAGTCGATGACCAACACCGACACGGCCGACGCCGACGCCACGGTGAAGCAGGTCGCCGCCCTCGCCCGCGCCGGCTCGGAGCTGGTGCGCATCACCGTCGACCGCGACGAGGCCGCCGCCGCCGTGCCGCGCATCAAGGAGCGGCTCCTGCGCATCGGCGTCACCGTGCCGATCGTCGGCGACTTCCACTATATCGGCCACAAGCTCCTGGCCGATCATCCCGCCTGCGCCGAGGCGCTGGACAAGTACCGCATCAATCCCGGCAATGTCGGCTTCCGCGAGAAGCGCGACCGCCAGTTCGGCGCCATCATCGAGACGGCGATGCGCTGGGGCAAGCCGGTGCGCATCGGCGCCAACTGGGGCTCGCTCGACCAGGAGCTGCTCACCCATCTCATGGACGAGAACGCCCGCAGCGACACGCCGGTCGACGCGCGCGCGGTGACCTGGGAGGCGCTGGTGCAGTCGGCGCTGCTCTCGGCCGACCGCGCGGTCGAGATGGGCATGCCGAAGTCGCGCATCATCCTCTCCACCAAGGTCTCGGCGGTGCAGGACCTGCTGGCGGTCTATGGCGAGCTCGCCGCCCGCTCCGACTATGCCCTGCATCTCGGCCTGACCGAGGCCGGCATGGGCTCCAAGGGCATCGTCGCCTCCGCCGCTGCCTTGGCGCCGCTGCTGCAGGCCGGCATCGGCGACACCATCCGCGTCTCGCTGACGCCCGAGCCGAACGGCGACCGCAGCACGGAAGTGAAGGTGGCGCAGGAGATCCTGCAGGTGATGGGCATCCGCACCTTCGTGCCGCTGGTCGCGGCCTGCCCCGGCTGCGGGCGCACGACCTCCACCGTGTTCCAGGAGCTGGCCCAGGACATCCAGGGCTTCATCGTCGACAGCATGCCGGAATGGAAGACCCGCTATCCCGGCGTCGAGACGCTGAAGGTCGCGGTGATGGGCTGCATCGTCAACGGCCCGGGCGAGTCCAAGCACGCCGATATCGGCATCTCCCTGCCCGGCACCGGCGAGACGCCGACGGCGCCGGTCTTCGTCGACGGCCAGAAGGTGGCGACCCTGCGCGGCGCGGGCCTGACGACCGACTTCAAGCGCATGGTGATCGACTATATCGACAACCGTTTCGGCATCGGCGCCAAGACCGCGGCAGAGTAGGATCCGGCCGAAGCAGAATAAAGCGCGCAATGCCTTCCCCGCTGCGTGGCTGTTGTGTTCACACATTTAGGTATTCGAGGCCTACCTAAGGTGATTCTCTCTCGCACGATTGATTCGCGAGAGATGGGCGATGGATATTTGC
This portion of the Labrys wisconsinensis genome encodes:
- a CDS encoding trimethylamine methyltransferase family protein produces the protein MAEAAEAHEGHAARRGRDARRAARAQRSGVAVPFITRNLPLTEVLSEEAMQIIEHNAETLLEEIGIEFRDYPRALELLRGAGADVRGERVRFPRGLARRLISTVPSQYTQVARNPERSVQIGGKATVFAPNYGSPFVHDLDKGRRYGTIEDFRNFVKLAYMTPYVHHSGGTVCEPVDLPVNKRHLEMVYAHMRLSDKPFMGSVTHPDRALDTVKMAEILFGTDFIQQNTVCTSLINANSPMVWDNTMLGAADVYAQNNQACIITPFILSGAMSPVTVAGTLTQVLAEVLAGVSFLQLVRPGAPAIFGTFVSTLSMQSGAPTFGTPEAALCIYGAAQLARRMKMPFRTGGSLCASKIPDAQAAYESAHTLLPTIHAGANFVLHAAGWMEGGLSASYEKFIMDFDQLGAMHVLAKGVDMSENGQAMEAFHQVEPGGHFLGCAHTQANFETAFYRSSVADNNSVEQWEAEGKQDAPQRANRIWKKMLAEYEAPAIDPGVDEALRDFIERKKASMPDAMY
- the ispG gene encoding flavodoxin-dependent (E)-4-hydroxy-3-methylbut-2-enyl-diphosphate synthase, yielding MIPSYSRFGISPRHATVPVQVGEGPGSVVVGGGQPIVVQSMTNTDTADADATVKQVAALARAGSELVRITVDRDEAAAAVPRIKERLLRIGVTVPIVGDFHYIGHKLLADHPACAEALDKYRINPGNVGFREKRDRQFGAIIETAMRWGKPVRIGANWGSLDQELLTHLMDENARSDTPVDARAVTWEALVQSALLSADRAVEMGMPKSRIILSTKVSAVQDLLAVYGELAARSDYALHLGLTEAGMGSKGIVASAAALAPLLQAGIGDTIRVSLTPEPNGDRSTEVKVAQEILQVMGIRTFVPLVAACPGCGRTTSTVFQELAQDIQGFIVDSMPEWKTRYPGVETLKVAVMGCIVNGPGESKHADIGISLPGTGETPTAPVFVDGQKVATLRGAGLTTDFKRMVIDYIDNRFGIGAKTAAE